A genomic region of Streptomyces sp. NBC_00162 contains the following coding sequences:
- a CDS encoding medium chain dehydrogenase/reductase family protein, with the protein MNTEELVEIVLPGKVEPEGLEIRHGAVPVPGTGQVVIRMEATGVSFAEQQMRRGRYYDQPAFPFVPGYDVVGTILTTGDGVEPGLAGMRVAALVKVGGWASHVVVDAADVVPVPEGVGAAEAETVVVNGITAWQMLHRKAHVKADQTVLVHGANGGVGTVLVQLALAAGAKVIGTASARHHAALRAKGVIPVDYRTEDVPQRVRELAPGGVDAVFDHVGGRSAVDSWHLLAPGGTLVSYGSASTRDDEGSGSWPVLKLLGRVWLWNTLPNRRRAYFFNVWAGRAYAKNRFRTRLSADLTQVFAALKRGDITAQIAAELPLARIADAMRLAESGTVAGKVVLNP; encoded by the coding sequence ATGAACACCGAGGAACTCGTCGAGATCGTCCTGCCGGGCAAGGTCGAGCCCGAGGGCCTGGAGATCCGGCACGGAGCCGTCCCCGTCCCGGGCACGGGCCAGGTCGTGATCCGGATGGAGGCCACCGGCGTCTCCTTCGCCGAGCAGCAGATGCGGCGCGGCCGCTACTACGACCAGCCGGCGTTCCCCTTCGTGCCCGGTTACGACGTGGTCGGCACGATCCTGACGACGGGCGACGGCGTCGAGCCCGGCCTGGCCGGCATGCGGGTGGCCGCGCTGGTCAAGGTCGGCGGCTGGGCCAGCCACGTCGTCGTCGACGCCGCCGATGTCGTACCGGTGCCCGAGGGGGTCGGCGCGGCCGAGGCGGAGACCGTGGTGGTCAACGGGATCACCGCCTGGCAGATGCTGCACCGCAAGGCCCACGTCAAGGCCGACCAGACCGTCCTGGTGCACGGCGCCAACGGCGGCGTCGGCACGGTCCTCGTCCAGCTCGCCCTCGCCGCCGGCGCGAAGGTGATCGGCACCGCCTCCGCCCGCCACCACGCCGCTCTGCGGGCCAAGGGCGTGATCCCCGTCGACTACCGCACCGAAGACGTCCCCCAGCGCGTCCGCGAGCTCGCCCCCGGCGGCGTGGACGCCGTCTTCGACCACGTCGGCGGCCGAAGCGCGGTCGACTCGTGGCACCTGCTCGCACCCGGCGGCACGCTCGTCTCGTACGGCAGCGCCTCCACCCGGGACGACGAGGGCTCGGGTTCGTGGCCCGTGCTGAAGCTGCTCGGCCGGGTGTGGCTGTGGAACACGCTGCCCAACCGCCGCCGCGCCTATTTCTTCAACGTCTGGGCCGGCCGCGCCTACGCCAAGAACCGGTTCCGGACCCGGTTGAGCGCCGACCTCACCCAGGTCTTCGCGGCCCTCAAGCGCGGCGACATCACTGCCCAGATCGCCGCAGAGCTCCCCCTCGCCCGCATCGCCGACGCCATGCGGCTCGCCGAGTCCGGCACCGTCGCCGGAAAGGTCGTGCTGAACCCGTAG
- a CDS encoding TetR/AcrR family transcriptional regulator, protein MAETGTTTPRERYRVQVRAEVKERAWEQIATAGATALSLNAIAKQMGMSGPALYRYFASRDDLITELIRDAYRSLADTFRAAAGSGDESGADTDLAALAHALRGWALEDPQRYFLVYGTPVPGYQAPDDVTAIASEIMATLLDACAVLPSDGPTAPFATHLEGHRQWAQGHPAPAATLHRALIFWTRLHGVLSLELAGHFTGMGFDPTQLFAAELEDLQSAH, encoded by the coding sequence ATGGCGGAGACCGGCACGACGACCCCGCGTGAGCGCTACCGCGTCCAGGTGCGCGCGGAGGTCAAGGAACGGGCGTGGGAGCAGATCGCCACGGCAGGGGCGACCGCGCTCTCCCTCAACGCGATCGCCAAACAGATGGGCATGAGCGGGCCCGCGCTCTACCGGTACTTCGCCAGCCGCGACGACCTGATCACCGAGCTGATCAGGGACGCGTACCGCAGCCTGGCCGATACCTTCCGCGCGGCCGCCGGGTCCGGTGACGAATCCGGTGCCGACACCGACCTGGCCGCACTGGCGCACGCCCTGCGCGGCTGGGCACTGGAGGACCCGCAGCGGTACTTCCTCGTCTACGGCACCCCCGTCCCCGGCTACCAGGCACCCGACGACGTCACCGCGATCGCCTCCGAGATCATGGCGACCCTGCTCGATGCCTGCGCCGTACTGCCCTCGGACGGTCCCACCGCGCCCTTCGCCACGCACCTCGAAGGCCACCGGCAGTGGGCGCAGGGGCATCCGGCCCCAGCCGCCACCCTCCACCGGGCCCTGATCTTCTGGACCCGGCTACACGGTGTCCTCTCGCTGGAACTCGCGGGCCACTTCACCGGAATGGGCTTCGACCCCACCCAGCTATTCGCGGCCGAACTGGAAGACCTGCAGTCGGCGCACTGA
- a CDS encoding patatin-like protein codes for MDVKQVGAHTQEIRIATAMTGGVSLAIWMGGVARELNLLQQAAWRRYPRRLRQEAQETFEPVLGVATSCDGKVRDLYVRLLCLLDLTVSVDMLSGTSAGGINGALLGLARANSLDLGDLRKFWLKSGAFDTLLRDPKETKPPSLLQGDGVLFKELLDGIRKLKPADLHFRSPALPPEAEAKTKVFITTTLLTGETSRFTDSLGTLVQDVDRRGLFIFDETHLTSPDRHDLVALAARCSASYPGAFEPAFVPFEKEIPASGTKVLRHPAMKEYANITRDHWVADGGLLANRPIGPLLQSIFDSPAERQARRVLLYVVPSPGETPDPREVPSETESFDAPWTLGEALLKDLGSVVGQSIRADLTALRRHNDRVDSIRDTRLRLAEIGARRRFIGPLSTRGMLTDYRAREAVWLVRPVIASLMRAVTTMPKALMPEAWLGALEAGRSAEQECRAAAAAAVSRGWVPPIEPPAFGRPAFDGAKATVLTMLRAAYICRPNDWTVLSALTRKTHEAFVASARPDTDLLVEAKLRYLRGTPSGGWPSLPQVADEVAMSYEVQLRAPANPSGSSFEVGWEQLAGIVGELAELIGDLDTLISEGGGPPPVTVDPFLRPTAAERRQRASHALHHYLKFLTQNPRTAQYRLLDLHIATRSVLPVGVDVEQPVELIQVSADTRTVLAPQHVRAADKLTGRQFHNFGAFYKPSWRANDWAWGRLDGAGWLVHMLLDPRRILELAERSHVPQGARCDWFYEELQQKVLDGMQPEGWPVQRPGEPEILLTDDEVRKELNYLDDPDAAVPAGLPLTSLWVALRWQQWIAANELPVVAEHMLSTPATRHDSWAREVLSEAGSLDRALAAAHAASSSVMTRNWSRQQRKLIDDAPVPGAAVTLPNAEAVAAKLATCPVPNETFAQELGQPLFTRTVTKALATATGALTGVKEPPASVKPFFSSARTATMVGYRAAGLTGGSPLWLTIGALICFGVAAGLMSMEDTLLGLTSGVLLVVGCLLFGLAAWGVSRRLLPAAGAVLLAAGVWAASTVKRDDLFGKATDSDAEKNVGWVGETVLPWLQASPWRPLIALGGAIALSLVISGAVVKLARIVRRG; via the coding sequence ATGGATGTGAAGCAGGTCGGTGCACACACGCAGGAGATCCGGATCGCCACCGCGATGACGGGAGGTGTGAGCCTCGCGATCTGGATGGGCGGCGTCGCCCGTGAGCTGAACCTGCTCCAGCAAGCGGCCTGGCGGCGCTACCCGCGGCGCCTGCGCCAGGAGGCCCAGGAGACATTCGAGCCTGTGCTCGGCGTTGCGACGAGCTGCGACGGCAAGGTGAGAGACCTCTACGTCCGGCTCCTGTGCCTACTCGACCTCACGGTCAGCGTGGACATGCTCTCTGGCACGAGCGCCGGAGGAATCAACGGAGCTTTGCTCGGGCTGGCGCGTGCGAACTCCCTCGATCTGGGAGACCTGCGGAAGTTCTGGCTGAAGTCCGGCGCTTTCGACACCCTGCTGCGCGACCCGAAGGAGACCAAGCCTCCCTCTCTGCTGCAGGGCGACGGCGTGCTGTTCAAGGAACTGCTGGACGGGATCAGGAAGCTGAAGCCGGCGGATCTCCACTTCAGATCGCCTGCCCTGCCGCCCGAAGCCGAAGCGAAAACCAAGGTCTTCATCACCACCACGCTGCTCACCGGGGAAACGAGCCGGTTCACCGACAGCCTGGGGACGCTGGTCCAGGACGTGGACAGGCGAGGTCTGTTCATCTTCGACGAAACACACCTCACCAGCCCCGACCGCCACGACCTCGTGGCTCTCGCGGCGCGCTGCAGCGCCTCCTATCCCGGCGCATTCGAGCCCGCGTTCGTCCCCTTCGAAAAGGAGATCCCCGCCTCCGGTACCAAGGTCCTGCGCCACCCCGCGATGAAGGAGTACGCCAATATCACCCGTGATCACTGGGTGGCCGACGGAGGCCTCCTCGCGAACCGGCCGATTGGACCGCTGCTCCAGTCCATCTTCGACAGCCCGGCTGAACGCCAGGCCAGACGGGTACTCCTGTACGTCGTCCCCTCGCCGGGTGAAACACCAGACCCACGCGAGGTGCCTTCGGAGACTGAGTCCTTCGACGCTCCCTGGACCTTGGGAGAGGCACTCCTCAAGGACCTCGGCTCCGTTGTCGGCCAGAGCATCAGGGCTGACCTGACAGCGCTGCGGCGGCACAACGACCGGGTCGACTCGATCCGCGACACACGGCTGCGCCTAGCGGAAATCGGAGCGAGGCGCAGATTCATCGGCCCGCTGAGCACACGGGGGATGCTGACCGACTACCGCGCCCGCGAGGCCGTCTGGCTCGTCCGCCCTGTCATCGCCTCACTCATGCGGGCCGTCACAACGATGCCTAAGGCCCTCATGCCCGAGGCATGGCTTGGAGCTCTCGAAGCGGGGCGCAGCGCCGAGCAGGAATGCCGTGCTGCGGCTGCGGCAGCTGTCTCAAGGGGGTGGGTTCCTCCGATCGAGCCGCCCGCGTTCGGCAGGCCCGCCTTCGACGGTGCCAAGGCCACAGTCCTGACGATGCTGCGAGCGGCCTACATCTGCAGGCCGAACGACTGGACCGTACTGTCGGCTTTGACCCGCAAAACACACGAAGCCTTCGTCGCTTCGGCCCGGCCTGACACGGACCTTCTTGTCGAGGCGAAGCTCCGGTACCTCCGGGGGACGCCCTCAGGCGGATGGCCCAGTCTCCCCCAAGTAGCCGACGAAGTTGCCATGTCCTACGAAGTGCAACTGAGAGCACCGGCCAACCCCTCAGGCAGCTCCTTTGAGGTTGGCTGGGAGCAACTGGCCGGGATCGTTGGTGAACTGGCAGAGCTCATCGGTGACCTGGACACGCTCATCAGCGAGGGCGGCGGGCCACCACCGGTCACGGTGGACCCCTTCCTTCGGCCGACGGCAGCAGAGCGGCGGCAACGCGCCTCACATGCGCTCCATCACTACCTGAAGTTCCTCACCCAGAACCCCCGGACCGCCCAGTACCGTCTGCTCGACCTGCACATCGCCACGCGTTCCGTGCTCCCCGTCGGCGTAGATGTGGAACAGCCAGTCGAACTCATCCAGGTGAGCGCGGACACCCGTACCGTTCTCGCCCCTCAACATGTCAGAGCGGCCGACAAACTCACCGGACGCCAGTTCCACAACTTCGGGGCCTTCTACAAACCCTCGTGGCGGGCGAACGACTGGGCATGGGGCCGGCTGGACGGTGCCGGCTGGCTCGTTCACATGCTGCTCGATCCACGGCGAATCCTCGAGCTGGCAGAACGATCGCACGTTCCGCAAGGAGCCCGGTGCGACTGGTTCTACGAGGAGCTTCAGCAGAAGGTGCTCGACGGCATGCAGCCAGAAGGCTGGCCGGTGCAGCGGCCAGGCGAGCCCGAAATCCTCCTCACCGACGACGAGGTCCGAAAGGAGTTGAACTATCTCGACGACCCCGACGCAGCCGTACCGGCCGGCCTCCCCCTGACCTCGCTATGGGTGGCACTGCGCTGGCAGCAATGGATCGCAGCGAACGAACTACCGGTTGTCGCCGAACACATGCTCAGCACGCCCGCAACCCGTCACGATTCATGGGCCCGAGAGGTCCTCAGCGAGGCCGGGAGCCTGGACAGGGCCCTGGCCGCTGCGCACGCCGCCTCCTCCTCCGTCATGACCCGCAACTGGAGCCGACAACAGAGGAAACTGATCGACGACGCACCTGTCCCGGGGGCGGCCGTCACACTCCCGAATGCAGAGGCAGTGGCCGCGAAACTCGCCACCTGCCCGGTCCCAAACGAAACCTTCGCCCAGGAGCTGGGCCAGCCGCTCTTCACCCGCACAGTCACCAAGGCACTGGCCACGGCGACTGGTGCCCTCACCGGGGTGAAGGAACCGCCAGCGTCGGTCAAGCCCTTCTTCTCCTCAGCCCGCACGGCCACCATGGTGGGCTACCGGGCAGCCGGCCTCACCGGCGGATCACCTCTGTGGCTGACGATCGGCGCTTTGATCTGCTTCGGCGTGGCCGCCGGGCTCATGTCCATGGAGGACACTCTGTTGGGGCTCACCTCAGGCGTGCTCCTGGTGGTTGGATGCCTTCTCTTCGGTCTCGCGGCGTGGGGCGTGAGCCGCCGCCTGCTTCCGGCTGCCGGGGCCGTGCTCCTGGCCGCAGGGGTCTGGGCTGCCTCGACGGTCAAACGGGACGATCTGTTCGGGAAGGCCACCGACTCCGACGCCGAGAAGAACGTCGGCTGGGTCGGAGAGACAGTGCTGCCCTGGCTGCAGGCGTCACCATGGCGCCCCCTCATCGCCCTCGGCGGGGCAATCGCACTGAGCCTGGTGATCAGCGGTGCGGTCGTCAAGCTGGCCCGGATCGTACGCCGGGGCTGA
- a CDS encoding transposase: MPVASRGFDGGKKVNGRKRHIVVDTLGLLLAVMVTAASVTDREAGRTLLERLRMRHWRIPLVWADGGYTGRLVDLARDVLRIALTVVRRIDDATGFVVLPKRWLVERTFPWLMHSRRLVRDYETRTDTSEAMIRWSMSMVMSRRLARRAR; this comes from the coding sequence GTGCCGGTTGCCAGCCGGGGGTTCGACGGTGGGAAGAAGGTGAACGGCCGCAAGAGGCACATCGTCGTGGACACCCTCGGGCTTCTGCTGGCCGTGATGGTCACCGCCGCATCCGTCACCGACCGCGAGGCCGGCCGGACGCTGCTGGAGCGACTGCGGATGCGGCACTGGCGCATCCCGCTGGTGTGGGCCGACGGCGGCTACACCGGACGCCTGGTCGACCTCGCCCGCGATGTCCTGCGGATCGCGCTGACAGTGGTCAGACGCATCGACGACGCCACGGGCTTCGTGGTGCTGCCGAAAAGGTGGCTGGTGGAACGGACGTTCCCATGGCTGATGCACTCACGCCGCCTGGTCCGCGACTACGAGACCCGCACCGACACCTCCGAGGCGATGATCCGGTGGTCGATGAGCATGGTCATGAGCCGCCGGCTCGCCCGGCGAGCACGCTGA